Sequence from the Sanguibacter keddieii DSM 10542 genome:
GGCACCCCACCAGATGCGGTCCCGCAGGCCGGGGGAGTGCGGCTCGATGCGCAGCAGCCCGGGCTCGTTGGGGAACATCGGGTTGGGGCTGGGCTCGGCGAAGCCCTCGCCGCTGAGCACCTCGAGGAACCGTGCGGTGTGCTCACGGGCCATGTCGGCGCCGTCGCGGTCGTGCGGCGCGGGCTCGTGGCCGAACAGCCGGTAGCCCTCTCGGACCTGCTCGGGCGATCCCCGGCTGATGCCGAGCTGCAGCCTGCCGCCGGAGATGAGGTCCGCGGCGCCGGCGTCCTCCGCCATGTAGAGCGGGTTCTCGTAGCGCATGTCGATGACGCCGGTGCCGATCTCGATGCGGCTGGTGCGCGCACCGACCGCGGCGAGCAGCGGGAACGGCGACCCGAGCTGCCGCGCGAAGTGGTGCACGCGGTAGTACGCGCCGTCCACGCCGAGCTCCTCGGCGGCGACCGCCAGGTCGATCGACTGCAGCAGCACGTCGGACGCAGAGCGCGTCTGCGAGTGCGGCGAGTCGGTCCAGTGACCGAAGGACAGGAAACCGATGCGCTTCATGCCCTCAGGTTACGGTCCTCGGCGGATGGCCGGAGGCGTCTCGTCCGCGCCGACGGGCGCGCAGGCCACCTCCGTCTAGGAAGCCTCACGTTCGTAGAGGGCCGCGGCCGCTGTGTGGCCGGTCAGGATGATGCCCGCGTCGTCGACGGTCGCGGCATCGATCCAGCCGAACGAGGCCGGGCACGAGGTGTCGAAGGAGAGGTTCGCGATCCTCTCGGCGAGGTCCGTGCCCGCCGGAGTGCTGTCGTCGACGGCGAAGGTGACGCGACGGTGGTCGACGACCGAGACCTCCAGGGGGTGGGCGCGGTCGTCGGCTGGTGCGGTCACCGCGAGGCGCCCGGCGTCGGTCGTGACATCGAGGTCCTCGCCGCCGTCTCGGTCGAGTGCGGCCTGGATCGCCTCGGGAGAGACAACAGCACGGACGGACAGGTCGTGCACGTAGGGCACCGACGGCCGGACGTCAGACCCCGTGAGCGTGACGTCGTCGAGCGCGAGGTCGCCGCAGGTCGTCGTCTCCAGCGTCACCGTGACGCTCGACAGCGAGCCCCGGACCACCTGTGGGATGAGGGGCCAGCCTCCGAGTCGGACGTCGACGTCGCCCGAGGCGCCGACCGTGCGCTCGACCTCGTACCTCACGACGTCGGCGGTGTGGGTCCTCAGCGACCACTCGAGCGGACCGGCGGCGACGACGGCCACGACAGCGGCGACCACCAGCCTGCGCTGCGGCCGGGAAGCCCACCGCCACCAGGTCTGGATCCTGCGACGGCGCGACCGTCCCGCCTGGTCGCGTCCCCCTGCGTGCGTCATGGCGAGAGAGTACCGACGGGACATGCCGTCACCGGTGGCGGGTCTGCGGTGGGGACGGGGATGTGTCCGGCGGGGACTAGCCCTCCAGCGCGGTCCCGTCGGTCGCGTAGCGGAAGGACGTGGTGCCGTAGTCGTCGCCGACGCCGACGGAGATGACGGGATCGCTGGTCGGCTGCCCGAAGGTCTCGCTGTTGATGTCGGCGTCGACGGAGCGGCGGACGACGGCGCTCGCGTCGTCGACGGGCACCCCGGCCTGCTCGGCGGACGACTCCATGAGGCCCCAGAGCTGGTCGAGGGCGAGGTCGGACCAGGCGAGCTGCTCCTCGGCGGTCGTGGGCTGGATGGTCGCCGCACCGTCGTGGGTGACGCGGCCGGTGCTGTAGGTCCAGCGGTCGGTGGCAGTGGCCCCCGGGCGGATCGGTGCGTCCACGCGCACGAGGTCCTGGGTGATCGCGACGGACACCACCTGGTCGTGGCCGATCTCCTCGATCAGCGCCTCCTGGGCCTGGGCGAGCAGGTCGGGCTGGCGCATGTCCGGCCGCAGGTGCCCGTCCTGGACGGCGTCGACGGTCTGCGCGACGGCGACGCGGTACGGCGTCACGACGACGGCAGCGGCGGCGACCGCGACGACGGCGAAGAGGGCCAGCCGGAGCGGTCGGCCCTTCGTCCCGACGCCGAGGAGCGGACCCTTGCGGCGCCCGTCGACGATGCGGGTGTGCGGCTCGACGGGCAGGAGCGGCACGGTCCGGCGCGGCGGTACGGTGAGGCGGTCGTGGTCGCGGGGCGAGAGCTCGCCGTCGACGAAGGCGACCTCGGGGCCGCCGTCGAGCAGGATCGCGACCTCCAGCTCGGCGCCGGGCTGGAACCGCGGGATGGCGGTGAGCGGCACGACGGTCCGCAGGCTCGTGGCGAAGGCCGTCCCGGTGAGCGGCTGGACGGTGACGTCGATGTCGCAGAGCGGCTGGTCGTTGATCTGCGTGCCGGTCTGGCGGAGCGCGTCGATGCGCGCGAGGCCAAGTCGGCGCGCGTCGCGCGCCT
This genomic interval carries:
- a CDS encoding LmeA family phospholipid-binding protein; this encodes MTHAGGRDQAGRSRRRRIQTWWRWASRPQRRLVVAAVVAVVAAGPLEWSLRTHTADVVRYEVERTVGASGDVDVRLGGWPLIPQVVRGSLSSVTVTLETTTCGDLALDDVTLTGSDVRPSVPYVHDLSVRAVVSPEAIQAALDRDGGEDLDVTTDAGRLAVTAPADDRAHPLEVSVVDHRRVTFAVDDSTPAGTDLAERIANLSFDTSCPASFGWIDAATVDDAGIILTGHTAAAALYEREAS
- a CDS encoding LLM class flavin-dependent oxidoreductase codes for the protein MKRIGFLSFGHWTDSPHSQTRSASDVLLQSIDLAVAAEELGVDGAYYRVHHFARQLGSPFPLLAAVGARTSRIEIGTGVIDMRYENPLYMAEDAGAADLISGGRLQLGISRGSPEQVREGYRLFGHEPAPHDRDGADMAREHTARFLEVLSGEGFAEPSPNPMFPNEPGLLRIEPHSPGLRDRIWWGAGSMATAEWTAEQGMHLMSSTLLSEHTGKPFHELQAEQIARYRARWAEVGHTGEPRVSVSRSIFPLMDDRDRAYFGRDAGSQDQVGSLGGTLATFGKSYAAEPDKLVEQLAADDAVMAADTLLLTIPNQLGVDYCAHVLESFVQHVAPSLRSR